From one Cereibacter sphaeroides 2.4.1 genomic stretch:
- a CDS encoding DUF2243 domain-containing protein: MATSAGYPPHSVENLQLNTQLDRLFHTATYLCLLGGLVLLWRAARRPHALWPAPSPARSSWGSASSASAKGVASHQVLGITV; the protein is encoded by the coding sequence ATGGCGACGAGTGCCGGCTATCCGCCGCACAGCGTCGAGAACCTCCAGCTCAACACGCAGCTCGACAGGCTTTTCCACACGGCCACCTATCTCTGCCTGCTGGGAGGGCTCGTCCTTCTCTGGCGGGCAGCCCGACGGCCGCACGCGCTCTGGCCCGCGCCTTCCCCGGCACGGTCGTCATGGGGTTCGGCCTCTTCAGCCTCCGCGAAAGGGGTCGCGAGCCACCAGGTCCTCGGGATCACCGTGTGA
- a CDS encoding fumarate hydratase C-terminal domain-containing protein produces MDRSAGPKRIRLSTTPSREDLARLHIGDVVHLDGLIYTAREGVYMRACEQGDALPMDLPRESAANFHCSPAATVEPDGSFTMGAVTATASFRFSKWIGEWFRLSGAKLIIGKGGMTSADYREHFVPNGAIYLTTVGYGTGALLGRGIKRVKALHWREDLGLAQAMWVLEAENMGPFIVESDLEGNSLFERENERVSQNLARVYEGTKPAVLRRFGETDDRSDELIG; encoded by the coding sequence ATGGACCGTTCCGCAGGACCAAAACGAATTCGCCTGAGCACCACCCCCTCGCGGGAGGATCTGGCCCGGCTGCACATCGGCGATGTCGTGCATCTGGACGGGCTGATCTATACCGCGCGCGAGGGCGTCTACATGCGCGCCTGCGAGCAGGGTGACGCGCTGCCCATGGATCTGCCGCGCGAGAGCGCCGCGAACTTCCACTGCTCGCCCGCGGCAACGGTCGAGCCCGACGGCTCCTTCACCATGGGCGCGGTCACCGCCACCGCCTCGTTCCGCTTCAGCAAGTGGATCGGCGAGTGGTTCCGCCTGTCGGGCGCGAAGCTCATCATCGGCAAGGGCGGCATGACCTCGGCCGACTACCGCGAGCATTTCGTGCCGAACGGCGCGATCTACCTCACCACCGTGGGCTATGGCACGGGCGCGCTGCTCGGACGCGGCATCAAGCGGGTGAAGGCGCTCCACTGGCGCGAGGATCTGGGGCTCGCGCAGGCCATGTGGGTGCTCGAGGCCGAGAACATGGGCCCCTTCATCGTCGAGAGCGACCTCGAGGGCAACAGCCTCTTCGAGCGCGAGAACGAGCGCGTCTCGCAGAACCTCGCCCGCGTCTACGAGGGTACGAAGCCCGCCGTGCTGCGCCGCTTCGGCGAGACCGACGACCGCAGCGATGAATTGATCGGATGA
- a CDS encoding SMP-30/gluconolactonase/LRE family protein: MSWEVFDPRVCGLGEGPLWHPERQQFLWFDILGRRLLGEGGAAWTFDRAVTAAGWIDRDRLLVATETGLAVLDLQRRTLDPLLAVEADRPETRSNDGRADRQGGFWFGTMGKEAQSGAGSLYRYHRGRIERLVEGLTIPNAICFSPDGRTAYYSDTDRQLVWTQRLDAEGWPVGERELFLDLADEGLNPDGAVIDAEGGFCCAAWGAGAVLRFDARGRQTHRLAVGGRQPSCPAFGGPEFDRLLVTTATEGMEDPGPGEGLPYLLRPGLRGLAEPRVTL, encoded by the coding sequence ATGAGCTGGGAAGTGTTCGATCCCCGCGTCTGCGGCCTGGGCGAGGGGCCGCTCTGGCATCCCGAGCGGCAGCAGTTCCTCTGGTTCGACATCCTCGGACGGCGCCTGCTGGGTGAGGGAGGTGCGGCCTGGACCTTCGACCGGGCGGTCACGGCGGCGGGCTGGATCGACCGCGACCGGCTGCTCGTCGCCACGGAGACGGGGCTCGCGGTCCTCGATCTGCAGAGGCGCACGCTCGACCCGCTGCTGGCGGTCGAGGCGGATCGGCCCGAGACGCGCTCGAACGACGGGCGCGCCGACCGGCAGGGCGGGTTCTGGTTCGGCACGATGGGCAAGGAAGCCCAGTCCGGGGCGGGCAGCCTCTACCGCTACCACCGTGGACGCATTGAGCGGCTGGTGGAGGGCCTCACCATCCCCAACGCGATCTGCTTCTCGCCCGACGGCCGGACGGCCTATTACTCCGACACGGACCGGCAGCTGGTCTGGACCCAGCGGCTCGATGCCGAGGGCTGGCCCGTGGGCGAGCGGGAGCTCTTCCTCGATCTCGCGGACGAGGGGCTCAATCCCGATGGGGCGGTGATCGACGCCGAAGGCGGCTTCTGCTGCGCCGCCTGGGGGGCGGGGGCGGTGCTGCGGTTCGATGCGCGGGGGCGGCAGACGCACCGGCTTGCCGTCGGCGGGCGGCAACCCTCCTGCCCGGCCTTCGGCGGGCCGGAGTTCGACCGGCTCCTCGTGACGACGGCGACGGAAGGGATGGAGGATCCGGGCCCGGGCGAGGGCCTGCCCTACCTCCTGCGGCCGGGTCTCCGCGGGCTGGCCGAGCCGCGGGTGACGCTCTGA
- a CDS encoding NIPSNAP family protein: MFVDERIYTLHAGQVPVFLKLYEEEGMECQVRILGRMVGYYYTDFGPLNQIVHMWGYESLDERHERRKALQASPEWQSYARQMRPLVVRVENKLLLPAPFLEAQRWREPQAAA, translated from the coding sequence ATGTTCGTCGACGAAAGAATCTACACCCTCCATGCCGGGCAGGTGCCGGTCTTCCTGAAGCTCTACGAAGAGGAGGGAATGGAGTGTCAGGTCCGCATCCTCGGGCGGATGGTGGGTTATTATTACACCGACTTCGGGCCGTTGAACCAGATCGTGCACATGTGGGGCTATGAGAGCCTCGACGAGCGGCACGAGCGCAGGAAGGCGCTGCAGGCCTCGCCCGAGTGGCAGTCCTACGCGCGCCAGATGCGCCCCCTGGTGGTGCGGGTCGAGAACAAGCTCCTGCTGCCCGCGCCCTTCCTCGAGGCGCAGCGCTGGCGCGAGCCTCAGGCCGCGGCCTGA
- a CDS encoding fumarate hydratase: MISLDLIQRTAERLMEKAAIEIPEDYLDGLKATAAVEDGDLSSFVLQAMLENYEAAKEDRRAMCGDTGCPRWYVKMGNEAHIEGGPIALEAALRRATARATHDIPLRPNRVHPLWRTDHDNNVGIGAPEIEYGFEPGGDWIDLITVHKGGLFGTDYRMLFPSDGIQGIRRFFLDSLVAFGKRGLACQPAIIGIGLGGSKDACMVLGKRAACLRTVGSRNSDPRIAALEGELKELGNSIGMGAMGFVGKSMVVDCNIEVGYCHTGGMQMSVHAFCLSSRRAVARLWGDGRVEYRTDPDWFTDYQRRETVEWTVPQDQNEFA; this comes from the coding sequence ATGATCTCACTCGATCTGATCCAGCGGACGGCCGAGCGGCTGATGGAAAAGGCCGCCATCGAAATTCCCGAAGATTATCTCGACGGGCTGAAGGCCACGGCGGCGGTCGAGGATGGCGACCTTTCCTCCTTCGTGCTGCAGGCCATGCTCGAGAATTACGAGGCGGCCAAGGAGGACCGCCGCGCGATGTGCGGCGACACGGGCTGTCCGCGCTGGTATGTGAAGATGGGCAACGAGGCGCATATCGAGGGCGGGCCCATCGCGCTCGAGGCGGCGCTGCGCCGTGCCACGGCGCGCGCCACGCATGACATCCCCCTGCGGCCGAACCGGGTCCATCCGCTCTGGCGGACCGACCACGACAACAATGTGGGCATCGGCGCGCCCGAAATCGAATATGGCTTCGAGCCGGGCGGCGACTGGATCGACCTCATCACCGTGCACAAGGGCGGGCTCTTCGGCACCGATTACCGGATGCTCTTCCCCTCGGACGGGATCCAGGGGATCCGGCGCTTCTTCCTCGACAGCCTCGTGGCCTTCGGCAAGCGCGGCCTCGCCTGCCAGCCCGCCATCATCGGCATCGGGCTCGGCGGGTCGAAGGATGCCTGCATGGTGCTGGGCAAGCGCGCGGCCTGCCTGCGCACCGTGGGCAGCCGCAACTCCGATCCGCGCATCGCGGCGCTCGAGGGCGAGCTGAAGGAACTCGGCAACTCGATCGGCATGGGCGCCATGGGCTTCGTGGGCAAGTCCATGGTGGTCGATTGCAACATCGAGGTGGGCTACTGCCACACGGGCGGGATGCAGATGAGCGTCCATGCCTTCTGCCTCTCCTCGCGCCGCGCCGTCGCGCGCCTCTGGGGGGACGGTCGCGTCGAATACCGCACCGACCCCGACTGGTTCACCGATTATCAACGCCGGGAGACAGTGGAATGGACCGTTCCGCAGGACCAAAACGAATTCGCCTGA
- a CDS encoding YeiH family protein has protein sequence MTVLALASPVTLLVPGLLCAVTVALAATFLSEHYGIPVMLMALLLGMALNFLSEPGSRCLPGIEFASKKLLRFGVALLGLGITVQQVMASGPEVLAIAVSGVAVTIGSGLLLARLLGLPLQMGILAGGAVGICGASAALAISSVLPRREGTERATVFTVIGVTALSTVAMILYPILTERLGLGDVATGVFFGATIHDVAQVVGAGYSVSQEAGDTAVFVKLLRVALLIPIVTGLSLVMGTGRGGEGGALPIPFFVLGFAALVVLGSAGLVPEEVKVALLSFSRWCLVVAIAALGTKTSLGRLAAVGGRPILLICTLTLLLALYALGLIGLLF, from the coding sequence ATGACGGTTCTCGCCCTCGCCTCGCCCGTGACGCTCCTCGTGCCGGGCCTTCTGTGCGCCGTCACGGTCGCGCTCGCCGCGACCTTCCTGTCGGAGCATTACGGCATCCCGGTGATGCTGATGGCGCTTCTGCTCGGGATGGCGCTGAACTTCCTGAGCGAGCCGGGCAGCCGCTGCCTTCCCGGCATCGAATTCGCCTCGAAGAAGCTCCTGCGCTTCGGGGTGGCGCTCCTCGGCCTCGGCATCACCGTGCAGCAGGTCATGGCTTCCGGCCCAGAGGTGCTCGCCATCGCCGTCTCGGGTGTGGCGGTGACGATCGGCTCGGGCCTGCTGCTCGCGCGCCTTCTGGGCCTGCCCCTGCAGATGGGCATCCTTGCCGGCGGCGCGGTGGGCATCTGCGGCGCCTCGGCGGCGCTCGCGATCTCCTCCGTCCTGCCCCGCCGCGAGGGGACGGAGCGCGCGACCGTCTTCACCGTGATCGGCGTGACGGCCCTGAGCACGGTCGCGATGATCCTCTATCCGATCCTGACCGAGCGGCTGGGGCTGGGCGACGTCGCGACAGGCGTCTTCTTCGGCGCCACGATCCACGATGTGGCGCAGGTGGTGGGCGCGGGCTATTCCGTCTCGCAGGAGGCGGGCGACACCGCCGTCTTCGTCAAGCTCTTGCGGGTGGCCCTGCTGATCCCGATCGTGACCGGCCTCTCGCTCGTCATGGGCACGGGCCGCGGCGGCGAGGGCGGCGCGCTTCCCATTCCGTTCTTCGTGCTGGGCTTCGCGGCGCTCGTCGTGCTGGGCTCGGCCGGTCTCGTGCCCGAAGAGGTGAAGGTCGCGCTCCTCTCCTTCTCGCGCTGGTGCCTCGTGGTGGCCATTGCCGCGCTCGGCACCAAGACCTCGCTCGGACGCCTCGCGGCGGTGGGCGGGCGGCCGATCCTGCTCATCTGCACGCTCACGCTTCTGCTCGCGCTCTATGCGCTCGGGCTCATCGGCCTTCTGTTCTGA
- a CDS encoding FAD-NAD(P)-binding protein, whose translation MARVAIVGTGPTGIYTFFNLIQTDPSHHITLFERGEKAGIGLPYSPEAASKSMLANIASIEIPPIEATYLDWLKGQPDAKLRAYGLDRAELDDRQFTPRLLLGEYFRDQLLSLLDRHRARTEVLETTEVTDVIARNDALFLRAAEREFGPFDRVILATGHVFPDADEATRSYFPSPWSGLIQAEVPPVSVGIMGTSLSSIDAAMAVANQHGRFRRHGEELTFEPATEGLHLTLMSWSGVLPEADFWCPIPYEPLQVMTDDAVAQCAAQADPLDRVFALLQEEIAQADPAYADRIGLATLTADTFGDAYFAAREAQDPFRWARRNLEEVEHNKAHQITVPWRYALLRMHEKVETLVPHLGDADRKRFDGGLKKVFVDNYAAVPSESIRRLLALRDAGLLSVLALGEDYELKREPDRTVIHAKGKTHVFPVFIDARGQKPMESRDMPFPSLRRALMGSKQDIPELDADFALVGVPDYDRHAHLAAIPYLMHDRPFVQGITASAEIGATIARGISQAVGDRAAQGGRRSSAPVVATG comes from the coding sequence ATGGCGCGTGTCGCGATCGTCGGAACCGGGCCCACGGGCATCTACACCTTCTTCAACCTCATCCAGACCGACCCCTCGCATCACATCACCCTGTTCGAACGGGGCGAGAAGGCGGGCATCGGCCTGCCCTACTCACCCGAGGCGGCCAGCAAATCCATGCTGGCCAATATCGCAAGCATCGAGATCCCGCCCATCGAGGCCACCTATCTGGATTGGTTGAAGGGTCAGCCGGACGCGAAGCTCCGCGCCTACGGCCTTGACCGGGCCGAGCTGGATGACCGCCAGTTCACGCCGCGTCTGCTGCTGGGAGAGTATTTCCGCGATCAGCTGCTGTCTCTGCTGGATCGTCACCGCGCCCGCACCGAGGTGCTCGAGACTACCGAGGTTACGGACGTCATCGCGCGCAACGATGCCCTGTTCCTGCGCGCGGCCGAGCGCGAGTTCGGCCCGTTCGACCGTGTGATCCTCGCCACCGGACATGTGTTTCCCGACGCGGATGAAGCGACCCGCAGCTATTTCCCCAGCCCGTGGTCCGGCCTGATCCAGGCGGAGGTTCCGCCGGTGTCCGTGGGCATCATGGGCACCTCGCTCAGTTCCATCGACGCGGCGATGGCGGTGGCAAACCAGCACGGCCGGTTTCGCCGGCACGGTGAGGAGCTGACCTTCGAACCAGCGACCGAGGGCCTGCATCTGACCCTGATGTCCTGGTCCGGCGTGCTGCCCGAGGCCGATTTCTGGTGCCCGATCCCCTACGAACCCCTGCAGGTGATGACCGACGACGCGGTGGCACAGTGCGCCGCGCAGGCGGACCCGCTGGATCGGGTCTTCGCGCTGTTGCAGGAGGAGATCGCGCAAGCCGACCCTGCCTATGCCGACCGGATCGGGCTGGCCACGCTGACCGCCGACACCTTCGGCGATGCCTATTTCGCGGCGCGCGAGGCGCAGGATCCCTTCCGCTGGGCCCGCAGGAATCTGGAGGAGGTCGAACACAACAAGGCGCACCAGATCACCGTCCCCTGGCGATATGCCCTGCTGCGGATGCACGAGAAGGTGGAAACGCTGGTGCCGCATCTGGGCGATGCGGATCGCAAGCGGTTCGATGGCGGGCTGAAGAAGGTCTTCGTCGACAATTACGCCGCCGTGCCCTCCGAATCCATCCGACGCCTTCTGGCGCTCCGGGATGCCGGGCTGTTGTCGGTTCTGGCGCTCGGCGAAGATTACGAGCTGAAGCGCGAGCCCGACCGCACGGTGATCCACGCCAAGGGAAAGACGCATGTGTTTCCGGTATTCATCGACGCACGAGGCCAGAAGCCGATGGAAAGCAGGGATATGCCCTTCCCGAGCCTGCGGCGGGCGCTGATGGGATCGAAACAGGACATCCCCGAGCTGGACGCCGACTTCGCCCTCGTCGGCGTTCCCGACTATGACCGTCACGCGCACCTGGCCGCGATCCCCTACCTGATGCACGATCGGCCCTTCGTCCAAGGCATCACCGCCAGCGCCGAAATCGGCGCCACGATTGCCCGCGGGATCTCTCAGGCCGTGGGCGACCGTGCTGCCCAGGGCGGTCGGAGATCTTCCGCTCCTGTCGTGGCGACCGGCTGA
- a CDS encoding nucleoside hydrolase-like domain-containing protein, translated as MPLPRVFISTDLRLAAEEKDDSQSLIHALLYQDKMNIVGIAATPSKWNAQDGLVGDIDRIIDVYGLDHAKLAARSGDFKTAEQLKAISWQGALDTAPSQGWSNPTDSSRAIIAEAKKAEAAGEVLNVLTWGGETDLAQALHDDPSIAPHIRFFSIDDQDEAAYAYIKANFKGAFDMWVDNLSTFRGTYASPAGGEWTQDIIKGWHEVNARGHGALGDFFAELSGDIFNVSGVKMGDSPTVFRFLSGDQNDPTKESWGGEFVQQPSGGPGRYYTDNPDDALDFDRPDTDGAMTIYEDRSAWLADFAARLDWLKGDAPQPTPTPKPTPAPTPTPPPTAGGNLLKDASFEGPSVATGQWAELGSTAGWTAIAGGRIEVWDAHNRVTATDGSQFVELDFDGARDGFFQDVNAATGETYTLSFDLRARPGAPVSSQGVEVVWNDRVVATATPGTDWGTFTTTVTGTSGTDRLTIREVASQGGDGLGALLDDFVLVRSKAPTGGTTPDVGEAPAPMPTPSLPAAGNLLRDGSFESPSVATGQWAELGSTAGWKAIPGGRIEVWDTHNGVTATDGSQFVELDFHGARDGFFQDVDAAAGEAYTLSFDLRARPGAPVSSQGVEVVWNDRVVATATPGADWGTFTTTLTGTAGTDRLTIREVASQGGDGLGALLDDFVLVRSDAPTGGTGPDTVSVRVSGDAWEGDPAFALLVNGVVVTPSAIVTADRAAGDWQTLTFTGDWDLDGSDQVGIRFLEDSYAGPGRDRNLYVDEVRLNGEVNGADRTFLQAGTETWDF; from the coding sequence ATGCCACTGCCCAGAGTATTCATATCGACCGACCTCAGGCTCGCCGCCGAGGAGAAGGACGACTCCCAGTCGCTCATCCATGCGCTGCTCTACCAGGACAAGATGAACATCGTCGGCATCGCCGCCACCCCGTCCAAGTGGAACGCCCAGGACGGCCTCGTGGGCGACATCGACCGCATCATCGACGTCTATGGCCTCGACCACGCCAAGCTCGCCGCGCGCAGCGGCGACTTCAAGACCGCCGAGCAGTTGAAGGCCATCAGCTGGCAAGGCGCTCTCGACACCGCGCCGAGCCAGGGCTGGTCGAACCCCACCGACTCCTCCCGCGCCATCATCGCCGAGGCAAAGAAGGCCGAGGCCGCGGGGGAGGTGCTCAACGTGCTGACCTGGGGTGGCGAGACCGACCTCGCGCAGGCCCTCCACGACGACCCCTCCATCGCGCCGCACATCCGCTTCTTCAGCATCGACGATCAGGACGAGGCCGCCTACGCCTACATCAAGGCGAACTTCAAGGGCGCCTTCGACATGTGGGTGGACAACCTGTCGACCTTCAGGGGCACCTACGCCAGCCCGGCCGGGGGCGAATGGACGCAGGACATCATCAAGGGCTGGCACGAGGTGAACGCGCGCGGCCACGGAGCGCTCGGGGACTTCTTCGCGGAACTGTCGGGCGACATCTTCAACGTCTCGGGCGTGAAGATGGGCGACAGCCCCACGGTGTTCCGCTTCCTCAGCGGCGATCAGAACGACCCTACGAAGGAAAGCTGGGGCGGCGAGTTCGTGCAGCAGCCGTCGGGCGGCCCGGGGCGCTACTACACCGACAACCCTGACGACGCGCTCGATTTCGACCGGCCCGACACCGACGGCGCCATGACGATCTACGAGGACCGCTCGGCCTGGCTGGCGGACTTCGCCGCGCGCCTCGACTGGCTGAAGGGCGACGCGCCCCAGCCCACGCCGACCCCCAAGCCGACGCCCGCACCCACGCCGACGCCCCCACCGACGGCAGGCGGCAACCTCCTGAAGGACGCATCCTTCGAGGGGCCTTCGGTCGCGACCGGGCAATGGGCCGAGCTCGGCTCGACCGCCGGCTGGACGGCCATCGCGGGCGGGCGCATCGAGGTGTGGGACGCCCACAATAGGGTGACGGCCACGGACGGCTCTCAGTTCGTCGAACTCGACTTCGATGGCGCGCGGGACGGCTTCTTTCAGGACGTCAATGCCGCCACCGGCGAGACCTACACGCTGAGCTTCGACCTGCGCGCGCGTCCCGGCGCACCCGTCTCGAGCCAGGGCGTAGAGGTGGTGTGGAACGACCGCGTCGTGGCCACCGCCACGCCGGGAACGGACTGGGGCACCTTCACGACCACCGTCACGGGCACGTCCGGCACGGACCGATTGACCATCCGCGAGGTGGCCTCGCAGGGCGGCGACGGTCTGGGCGCCCTTCTGGACGACTTCGTGCTCGTCCGGTCGAAAGCCCCGACGGGCGGCACAACCCCCGACGTGGGCGAGGCGCCCGCGCCCATGCCCACGCCCTCCCTGCCGGCTGCCGGCAACCTCCTGAGGGACGGGTCCTTCGAGAGTCCTTCCGTCGCGACCGGGCAGTGGGCCGAGCTCGGCTCGACCGCCGGCTGGAAAGCCATTCCGGGCGGGCGCATCGAGGTGTGGGACACCCACAATGGCGTGACCGCCACGGACGGCTCGCAGTTCGTCGAGCTCGACTTCCATGGCGCGCGGGACGGCTTCTTTCAGGACGTCGACGCTGCCGCCGGCGAGGCCTATACGCTGAGCTTCGACCTGCGCGCCCGTCCCGGCGCGCCTGTTTCGAGCCAGGGCGTCGAAGTGGTGTGGAACGACCGCGTCGTGGCCACCGCCACGCCGGGGGCGGACTGGGGCACCTTCACGACCACCCTCACCGGCACGGCCGGCACGGACCGGCTGACCATCCGCGAGGTGGCCTCGCAGGGCGGCGACGGTCTGGGCGCTCTCCTCGACGACTTCGTGCTCGTCCGGTCCGATGCCCCGACGGGCGGCACGGGCCCCGACACCGTGTCGGTCCGGGTCAGCGGCGATGCATGGGAGGGCGACCCCGCCTTTGCGCTCCTCGTCAACGGCGTGGTGGTGACCCCGTCCGCCATCGTCACGGCGGACCGCGCGGCGGGGGACTGGCAGACGCTCACCTTCACGGGCGACTGGGACCTCGACGGAAGCGATCAGGTCGGCATCAGGTTCCTTGAGGACAGTTATGCCGGGCCCGGCCGCGACCGCAACCTGTATGTCGACGAGGTCAGGCTGAACGGCGAGGTCAACGGTGCGGACAGGACGTTCCTTCAGGCCGGGACCGAGACCTGGGATTTCTGA
- a CDS encoding cation acetate symporter, with protein MSRLTSSRRLAVAMAALILLPTLALAAGPDLGEVQKQATNFTAIGMFAAFVVFTLFITKWAAAKTKSAADFYTAGGGITGFQNGLAIAGDYMSAASFLGISAAVMASGFDGLIYSIGFLVGWPILTFLMAERLRNLGQFTFADVAAFRFAQTPVRVFAASSTLVVVAFYLIAQMVGAGQLIKLLFGLEYWVAVVIVGGLMMIYVLFGGMTATTWVQIIKACLLLGGATFMAVMVMMQYGFSLERFFAAAVEVKAQIAAQTPGTTPEDAAAAGQSIMGPGKFITDPISAISFGMALMFGTAGLPHILMRFFTVPDAKEARKSVMWATTWIGYFYLLTFIIGFGAITFVLTSPGFLDETGALVGGSNMAAIHLAKAVGGNLFLGFISAVAFATILAVVAGLTLAGASAVSHDIYATVIKKNKAGSAAELKVSRYTVLALGVLAVALGIVFEKQNIAFMVSLAFAIAASANFPVLFLSVLWKGCTTRGVVIGGFIGLVVSVVLTVLSPSVWEATLGYDKGSAPFPYTSPALFSMTAGFVGIWLFSTLDRSLRGRQDRAGFVAQQVRSETGIGAAAASAH; from the coding sequence ATGAGCCGTCTCACGTCTTCGCGCCGCCTTGCAGTGGCCATGGCCGCGCTGATCCTGCTGCCGACGCTGGCGCTGGCCGCGGGCCCGGATCTGGGCGAGGTCCAGAAGCAGGCCACGAACTTCACCGCCATCGGCATGTTCGCGGCCTTCGTGGTCTTCACGCTCTTCATCACCAAATGGGCCGCGGCCAAGACCAAGTCCGCCGCCGACTTCTACACCGCGGGCGGCGGCATCACCGGCTTTCAGAACGGGCTCGCCATCGCGGGCGACTACATGTCGGCGGCCTCCTTCCTCGGGATTTCGGCAGCCGTGATGGCCTCGGGCTTCGACGGGCTGATCTATTCCATCGGTTTCCTCGTGGGCTGGCCGATCCTGACCTTCCTCATGGCCGAGCGGCTGCGGAACCTCGGGCAGTTCACCTTCGCGGACGTGGCGGCCTTCCGCTTCGCCCAGACGCCGGTGCGCGTGTTCGCGGCTTCCTCGACCCTCGTCGTGGTGGCCTTTTACCTCATCGCGCAGATGGTGGGGGCGGGGCAGCTCATCAAGCTTCTCTTCGGGCTCGAATATTGGGTGGCGGTCGTCATCGTGGGCGGGCTCATGATGATCTACGTCCTCTTCGGCGGAATGACGGCTACGACCTGGGTGCAGATCATCAAGGCCTGCCTCCTTCTGGGCGGCGCCACCTTCATGGCCGTCATGGTGATGATGCAGTATGGCTTCAGCCTCGAGCGGTTCTTCGCGGCAGCGGTCGAGGTGAAGGCGCAGATCGCGGCCCAGACCCCGGGCACCACGCCCGAGGATGCGGCGGCGGCCGGACAATCGATCATGGGGCCGGGCAAGTTCATCACCGACCCGATCTCGGCCATCTCCTTCGGCATGGCGCTGATGTTCGGGACCGCGGGCCTGCCGCACATCCTGATGCGCTTCTTCACCGTGCCGGACGCCAAGGAGGCGCGGAAGTCGGTGATGTGGGCGACCACCTGGATCGGCTACTTCTACCTCTTGACCTTCATCATCGGCTTCGGCGCGATCACCTTCGTGCTGACGAGCCCGGGCTTCCTCGACGAGACGGGCGCGCTGGTGGGCGGCAGCAACATGGCGGCGATCCATCTCGCCAAGGCCGTGGGCGGCAACCTCTTCCTCGGCTTCATCTCTGCGGTGGCCTTCGCCACGATCCTCGCGGTGGTGGCGGGCCTGACGCTCGCCGGCGCTTCGGCCGTGTCGCACGACATCTATGCGACGGTCATCAAGAAGAACAAGGCGGGCAGCGCCGCGGAACTCAAGGTCTCGCGTTATACGGTGCTGGCGCTCGGCGTGCTGGCGGTGGCTCTGGGCATCGTGTTCGAGAAGCAGAACATCGCCTTCATGGTCTCGCTCGCCTTCGCCATCGCGGCTTCGGCCAACTTCCCGGTGCTGTTTCTGTCGGTGCTGTGGAAGGGCTGCACGACGCGGGGCGTGGTGATCGGCGGCTTCATCGGCCTCGTCGTGTCGGTGGTGCTGACCGTGCTCTCGCCCTCGGTCTGGGAGGCGACGCTGGGCTATGACAAGGGCTCGGCGCCCTTCCCCTATACCTCGCCCGCGCTATTCTCGATGACCGCGGGGTTCGTGGGGATCTGGCTCTTCTCGACGCTCGACCGCAGCCTGCGCGGACGGCAGGACCGGGCGGGCTTCGTGGCGCAGCAGGTCCGCTCCGAGACGGGCATCGGGGCCGCGGCCGCCTCCGCGCACTGA
- a CDS encoding DUF485 domain-containing protein: protein MKTNLVDRVLADPNYRLLKARRSRLGWWLTAALMLVYYGFILLIAFEKQVLATRIGAGVITWGIPVGFGVIVFTVVITAFYVMRANREFDDLTEKVRRGAIQ, encoded by the coding sequence ATGAAAACGAACTTGGTGGATCGGGTCCTGGCCGATCCGAATTACAGGCTGCTGAAGGCGCGCCGGTCGCGCCTCGGCTGGTGGCTGACGGCGGCGCTGATGCTCGTCTATTACGGCTTCATCCTGCTGATCGCCTTCGAGAAGCAGGTGCTGGCCACGCGGATCGGCGCGGGCGTCATCACCTGGGGCATCCCGGTGGGCTTCGGCGTGATCGTCTTCACGGTCGTCATCACCGCCTTCTATGTGATGCGGGCCAACCGCGAATTCGACGATCTGACCGAGAAGGTCCGGCGGGGGGCGATCCAATGA